The DNA region AGCCTCTGAAAACTCCACAACTCCTTTTCCTTCAggaggcaaaaaaaaaaacttggaGGGAAAGGGGGGCCCTCCACACTCCACAGCACGAGTCCAACGCGCAGCGCTGCAGCAGCGTGCGGGCCAGCAAGAGCACTGCAGAGCAAGCCAGCGCACGGTGAACCCAGCTCGGAGAGCCGGAAGGAAACAAAAACGCaaggcgtgcgtgcgtgcgtacGCGCAGTCGCGTCTCGCCACTTTTTTTGCCCCACGTTTTCCATTTCTGCCCCCGCAGTCCTTCGCCTCGCTCGCTCGcttgcctcctcctcctcctgccccTGCCACCATAAATACCCCACGCCGGGGACAGCCCGTCCCCGTCATCCTCGCGCCGCTCCactccccccctctctctctcgctcgctcgccgccgtcccgagccgGACAGGAGCACTACCGAGTCCCCTCCCGAGCGAGATCTCCTTCCGTCCAGCTCCAGAGGGGGCCAGCTCGatcgctgccgccgcctcgcccGAGCCGGTCGATGGGGAGGGCGCCGTGCTGCGAGAAGGAGGGGCTGCGGCGGGGCGCGTGGAGCCCCGAGGAGGACCAGCGGCTGGTGGCCTACATCCGGCAGCACGGCCACCCCAACTGGCGCGCGCTGCCGCGGCAGGCCGGGCTGCTCCGCTGCGGCAAGAGCTGCCGCCTCCGCTGGATCAACTACCTCCGCCCCGACATCAAGCGCGGCAACTTCTCCGCCGACGAGGAGGCCCTCATCGTCCGCCTCCACCGCGAGCTCGGCAACAGGTCAGCACCACCTCCCTGCCACcttcccttttttttttttttgcttatcCGTTTTCGCCCCCAGATATTCCCGTTTTGATTCCCATTCCATCTATGTTTTCTCTCGCACAAGTAAATTAAATCGCGTGCATTTCTTCCCTCCGCAAAAAAGAAAACGAAGACATTTTTCCGTGACATAAAAAAAAGGCCTGCTGGGTGGGCCCCGCACTGCGGTGCAGGCACCAACAGTGGCTCAGATGGGAAAGATACTCCCCCATCTTTTCCAAGCTTTTTTCGTACGGCTTTTATCATTGCGCGGCGGCCACGGCCATAGCCGCCTCGAAACCATAACTTATCCCCCACCCGCAGAGGCCAGAGAGGACAAGAGCCCCGGCGATTAGCCTAAGCCTAAGCCCCCTGCACTTGCAGGATAACCAGCCAATCCCCGCCATCAAAGTCGCCAGAGATTCCATCTCGTTTGGCCTCTCCTGCCATAGGAAAATCCCGCGCTTGACATGGCAGCACCGCCGCTCGCTCGCCACTTGCGCAGGCCCGGACCACGCGCGCTGCGCGGCGCATGTGCAGCGTCAAGTTTCTGCCCAGGATGGCGTAGAAAATTTGGGGAGAAACGAAACGCAGTGGGATGCTGTGCTGTGCCCAAGGATGTCCTCGCTCGGCCCTGATCTCATCCGTCCTACCACTTTCAGCGCACATGAGAACCCCCAGTCTCTGAATTCAATGCCGGAGCAAGTTTTTTTTCTGTGCCCAAGATAAACTAGTCATGGGGGCTTGGCGAGGAGGAGTTTTTTGTGTTTCGAAACGACCTGCAAGTGCAAGCTAGCGGAATCAAATCTTTGCGGCATCGAAATAAAAATCTTGCAGGCTTTGCATCGCATCGCGcagatttttatttttttactttttttttttaattttgtgTGTGAATTGTGTTCTGCTCGTCGTGTTCCTGCTGGCGCTGACAGCTGAATGTTACGTGGCGATGCAGGTGGTCCGCGATCGCGGCGCAGCTGCCGGGGCGCACCGACAACGAGATCAAGAACGTGTGGCACACCCACATCAAGAAACGTCTGGAGGACGACGACGCGGATGGCgacacctccgccgccggccggccgaaGAAGCAGAAGGCGCGCAAGAGCAAGCCCGCCGCGCCCAAGAACAAGAAGCAGGCCGCCGCGAAGGCCGACAACAGCGAGACGTTCATGACGGCGTCGCCGGGGCTGTCGAGCAGCGTGAGCAGCGGCGTCACGACGTTCTCCACGGCGGCCGAGTCCACCGCGGCGGTGTCGTCGGGCGACAACGCCGCCACCACCAGCGCGAGCCTCCAGCCCGGGGCCGCCAAGGCGGAGATGGAGATGGAGAGCTTCAGCTCCGCGGAGTTCCCGCCCATCGACGAGAGCTTCTGGTCGTCGCCGGACGTGGTGGACATGGGCCTCGGCGCCATGGACGACGAGGAGCTGGGACTCGCGGGCCCGCCGTCGTCGGCCACGAGGGACGAGGACATGGAGTTCTGGCTCAAGATGCTGCTGGAGTCCGGCGACATGAGGGACCTGAGCGTCTTGTAACAGCAATTAGCGCAGGACCCGAGCTTAGCCGCCACCTCGCAAGATTAGAGCCTCCTATTTTCATTTTTCTGTTATCCTTTCCCCAATCTCCGCCGATGAGAAAATGTTGGGAAATTCGATCGGGTGATTTCACCCTGCTTAGAAAAAAGGAATACTAGCACCATTTCGTTCGTTCTTTAGCTGGCGTCCGTCACAATTCAATCAGATGCGGTGCTTGCCTATCATGAAAAATGAGATGGCAACAGTGTGGTTAATTACCTTCCTATCTTCTTCCCCATTGGGTCCACAATCACAAATTAACCGCCTTAAAACCAGGGTCAATTCATTCGCAGATGGGGCACCCAAGATTCATTGTATTGGGCGAGAAAAAAACAAATGACCTGCAGTAGAATTCGCACTGAACTAGTACAGAAGCAGGAGGTCCCGCTGATAGTGGCACTGTTTCAGAGCAGCACCGCTGGCACCATTCATTGCACAGATCGTGCCGTCGTGGCCCTTTTTCAGTGCAGCACAAGGTTAACGTTTCTTGGCGCACGAGTCCGTGGCGGCGGCATAAAATTTGCTTGTGATAAAGCTGGGTGCACTGTGGTGGGGCTACGGCGCCCATGCTTTCCACATGTCCGCAAAGAAATGGGCCTCGTTGTACCTCCAGCCCTCAGCCGGGTAAGAAACGCGTAAAACAAGGAAGAATTTACGGCTCGAGCAACGGAAGAAGGATTACTCCAAACATGCTTCTGTGGATGATTCTCCCTTTCTTGAAAACACTGGATGGACACTGCGTCTGCCGTAGAAATTGTTTCAGAAGTCTCGAAGCTGGGTGGGCGGATATGCCTTCTATTCTACTGAAAGCAACTGAACATTTCAAATGTTAGGCTCAACTGAAAGATTTCTGGACACCAAAATGCCAGCTGCGGCAAACAAAAGCTAAACCGCCGCGATTAACGAACTGGGCCGCATTCTCGGTTGACCGCGCCAGTCAAACGATCTAGCTAGCTAGTTGAGAAAGTTTGCGATGTTTGGGTTTGCACCAAGTAAGCTGGACGATGGCAACCAAAGTGAACGTGCGAGGTGCCCTTTTTTGGGTGCTAATAACAAGTCGAGAATTTGGCTTGGACTTCGTCACTTTCTAGATTAGGCGCCTCAGGTCGTAGCTGCGGACAGGCGCAGGAAAAGCCAGGTCGCAGTTTCATACATCTGAGGGAGGTCTCATGCTATTTCCCCCTCCTAGAAATAAAAAGGCAGCTGTTTCATACATCTTTTCGCCATGCAGCTAACAATAGCTAGATTCCCATCAGTTGTTTTCCTTTTGCAAATTGGGCAGGGTCCCTTGTACAGAAGGTTCAACGTTCACGTTTTGTCAAATCGATGTGTGTATATTAAACAAATGAATTACGTAGCAGCTATTGCATGCTTTTCTACAAACTTTGCACAAATCTATGTGAACTTTCAGCACTGAAAGCTTTagggaaaaaaaaagagcaaGCTAGGTACGCAACGTATTTTGGGCACCACCGTACAAGGCCAGAAGAACCTGGAGCACGAAGAACTGGCAAAAGGTGATGTGAAAACGTGTACGGCTATGTCGTCAGGCAACTTAGAAAACCCAATATGAAGCCGTCACGCCGTTTATCAATGCCCGGGCCGTCCAAACAGAGCTGACCCAGCTCCATCTATCTCTTCTGCGTTTCGAATCAAAGCCCCGTGGATTTTGGTTCAGTCAAAGGCTAGATGATGTCACGCGAGCAATCGTACCGAACTGCTACACGGGTTAAGGATGTCTGAATTCCAACTCGCAATCGCAGCAGCATGACGTGAGCACGGGCAGACTCGGCTTGGGACTCGACTTGGTTGTCCTGCAGCCTGCAGATGGCTATCCagatcttcttctttttctaaaaaaaaaaacaaaaacgtTTTTGGTTCAGTCAAGGATGCATGCAGAGAGGAAGTGCAAACTCGTGCACGTCGTCGTACGGTCGATGACACGGTCCACGCCGAAAGTGTACGAGAGAGTACGCATCTTCCCCACTCTCGCAGCACCACCTACGGAGCTCCGGATGCAGCCATAACAGGTAGACACAGGCACGTAGATACGGGTTTcggcctagctagctagctactggCTACTCCTACTTGAGCGACGGCGGTCAATGGTCGTCCATGCCTCTGCGCGGCCACGGTCATGCATGGCATCCGGAGCCCCCCTGCTGCATTGCATCCCCACACACACACGGCTCGGCGGCTCGCTCCACGCTCCGCACGCACAGCGACTCGTCTCCGCTTC from Panicum hallii strain FIL2 chromosome 9, PHallii_v3.1, whole genome shotgun sequence includes:
- the LOC112878159 gene encoding transcription factor MYB30-like, with the translated sequence MGRAPCCEKEGLRRGAWSPEEDQRLVAYIRQHGHPNWRALPRQAGLLRCGKSCRLRWINYLRPDIKRGNFSADEEALIVRLHRELGNRWSAIAAQLPGRTDNEIKNVWHTHIKKRLEDDDADGDTSAAGRPKKQKARKSKPAAPKNKKQAAAKADNSETFMTASPGLSSSVSSGVTTFSTAAESTAAVSSGDNAATTSASLQPGAAKAEMEMESFSSAEFPPIDESFWSSPDVVDMGLGAMDDEELGLAGPPSSATRDEDMEFWLKMLLESGDMRDLSVL